One genomic segment of Stigmatopora argus isolate UIUO_Sarg chromosome 18, RoL_Sarg_1.0, whole genome shotgun sequence includes these proteins:
- the znf668 gene encoding zinc finger protein 668, with the protein MASSPQAASPPPTGRDDDDDGQKEEEAPVKKRGRGRPPKAKVAFKCPSCDDSFGSASALRGHKLSAHGKRRPPQQHPCPRCQKTFSSKAQLSKHESTHSARRPFQCPDCHKAYKTPTELRNHGRSHTGEKPFVCGECGKAFMQAICLRIHTTQHNGERPYSCRQCSKSYPTLSKLKVHTRSHTGEKPYFCGECGKSFADPSVFRKHRRNHQGHRPYACNECGKTYTELKDLKNHERSHTGEKPFLCSDCGKAFSRSSSLVCHQRIHSQKKPYSCEQCGKGFTQLSSYQSHLRTHSGEKPFLCPQCGKMFSDPSSFRRHQRAHQGFKPYPCDKCPKRFRQPADLAVHERVHSGERPYKCQSCDKAFVASWDLRRHLLVHTGLRPFSCTECDKSFAERSSLNKHRRVHSGERPFKCGQCLKSFVVSSSLRKHQRTHSTEQAAPTPPPEETETGPAALPRFSCTRCDATFGTWEEVQAHERLHAADKAPIPHACLTCRAEFAEPAELREHQKQHPKPRPHVCASCGKGFLNRAGLRKHQKIHSSSKPHACSHCGKTFLFPAYLRKHLRTHMAASFADLNIVHAELLPSVSPAPPPEGTPPDATPPDATEPSGISLSVPVTVSTAAFHALPEYLIKEEEHV; encoded by the coding sequence ATGGCTTCTTCACCGCAGGCTGCTAGCCCCCCTCCCACGGGGcgagacgacgacgacgacgggcaaaaagaggaagAGGCACCGGTTAAAAAACGAGGCCGAGGCCGTCCCCCGAAAGCCAAAGTGGCGTTCAAGTGCCCGTCGTGCGACGACTCCTTCGGGAGCGCGTCGGCGCTGCGCGGGCACAAGCTGTCGGCGCACGGCAAGCGACGTCCCCCTCAGCAGCACCCGTGCCCCCGCTGCCAAAAGACATTCTCCAGCAAGGCCCAGCTATCCAAACACGAGAGCACACACTCGGCCCGCCGGCCCTTTCAGTGCCCCGACTGTCACAAGGCGTACAAGACGCCCACCGAGCTGCGCAACCACGGCCGCTCGCACACGGGCGAGAAACCTTTCGTCTGCGGCGAGTGCGGCAAGGCCTTCATGCAGGCCATCTGCCTGAGGATCCACACCACGCAGCACAACGGCGAGCGTCCCTATTCCTGTCGCCAGTGCTCCAAAAGCTACCCCACCTTGTCCAAGCTCAAGGTCCACACGCGCTCCCACACCGGAGAGAAGCCTTACTTTTGCGGCGAGTGCGGCAAGAGCTTCGCCGACCCTTCCGTGTTCCGCAAGCACCGACGCAACCACCAAGGCCACCGGCCCTACGCCTGCAACGAGTGCGGGAAGACCTACACGGAGCTGAAGGACCTGAAGAACCACGAGCGCTCCCACACCGGCGAGAAGCCGTTCCTGTGCTCCGACTGCGGCAAGGCCTTCTCCCGCTCGTCCTCGTTGGTGTGCCACCAGCGAATCCACTCGCAGAAGAAGCCGTACTCGTGCGAGCAGTGCGGCAAAGGCTTCACGCAGCTCTCCTCGTACCAGTCCCACCTGCGCACGCATTCCGGAGAGAAGCCCTTTCTTTGCCCGCAGTGCGGCAAGATGTTCTCCGACCCGTCCAGTTTCCGCCGCCACCAGCGAGCCCACCAGGGTTTCAAGCCCTACCCTTGCGACAAATGCCCCAAGAGGTTCCGCCAGCCGGCCGACCTGGCCGTGCACGAGCGGGTCCACTCCGGAGAGCGGCCCTACAAATGCCAGAGCTGCGACAAGGCTTTCGTGGCGTCCTGGGATCTGCGACGCCATTTGCTGGTCCACACGGGCCTGCGGCCCTTTTCCTGCACCGAGTGCGACAAGTCCTTTGCCGAGCGCTCCAGCCTCAACAAACATCGCCGAGTGCACTCGGGAGAGCGCCCGTTCAAGTGCGGTCAGTGCCTCAAGTCCTTCGTGGTGTCCTCCAGCCTCCGCAAACACCAGCGGACTCACTCGACCGAGCAGGCGGCCCCAACGCCGCCGCCCGAAGAGACGGAAACGGGCCCCGCCGCTCTGCCGCGGTTCTCCTGCACCCGCTGCGACGCCACCTTCGGCACCTGGGAGGAGGTTCAGGCCCACGAGCGGCTGCACGCCGCCGACAAGGCACCGATCCCTCACGCGTGCCTCACCTGCCGGGCCGAGTTCGCCGAGCCGGCGGAGCTGCGGGAACACCAGAAGCAGCATCCCAAGCCCAGGCCGCACGTGTGCGCCAGCTGCGGCAAAGGCTTCCTGAACCGCGCCGGCCTGCGCAAGCACCAGAAGATCCACTCCAGCAGCAAACCTCACGCCTGCAGCCACTGCGGAAAAACCTTCCTGTTCCCCGCTTACCTCCGCAAGCACTTACGGACGCATATGGCCGCCTCCTTCGCCGACCTGAACATCGTCCACGCCGAACTGCTGCCGTCGGTCTCGCCCGCGCCGCCGCCCGAGGGCACGCCGCCGGACGCTACGCCCCCGGATGCCACGGAGCCCAGCGGCATCTCCCTGAGCGTTCCCGTTACTGTTTCCACCGCCGCTTTTCACGCTCTGCCAGAGTACTTGATCAAGGAGGAAGAACATGTTTAA
- the znf646 gene encoding zinc finger protein 646 — protein MAALVQHTGGHLEREDELKFKCDECGRGYRHAGSLANHKKAHDVGCFECYVCGKENSNALALKSHLRSHKARKKYSCSQCGKAFRLATQLATHERIHRSLPLKEEADTEYMCQIPNDSHCQSIVGTQTEKDEVKEAIYPARCDTSQDSTERPFKCNLCDKTYIHMRSLSNHKKTHQVGIFECSVCFKLFKNMAALYGHQRSHKARNCGGSSNSDFYDNSAQDQSVDTPDNFCHLCQGLFPSPEEFKEHIQMHNSSTPFGLRDNMAGSHSITYDVTSPKSNGFTAHMNPISLTSVKSFNQPEGTINSNGHVYSNFSNNQTSPNCSENKPQLREASIGNVVATASEDRDVTDPDERPFRCQICSKSYRHSGSLVNHKRSHQVGTYHCTICRKKYPHLAALKSHLRTHKGHKTSPNTDGDAEWPDYNPFISLDQQNHLASREEEVDRIPLAFGADGENVRAYRNHQVTTEQLAPRHMCADCGVTFADISGIVAHSCPLRQQHTTEGHHPKRYSPFNGPNESYSERSFQENLSAEQLTDHGEEDYGDLYQCSICGNNYNGMRALRCHLRGHAQSQFPVVSSVPASLSSQEEVGQDRPEEMMICSTCGESFASRRDLTTHQLTHVKQQDDDDDDDGGDAVASEAQEEPCSIICTRCGTSCTGYQDLESHDCIAEKKEEKMAGGEEVKFEDLQGKVEDDSEDRRFRCDECGRSYRHSGSLLNHKKSHKTGVFKCSVCQKCFYNLLALKNHQRSHFDIKRYTCHKCGKAFKIHKQLLIHLRRHKENQAKIQELNNQIQTTKSEDEHGSELQPASTHQAAEFSGDSRPFACEQCGRTYRHAGSLANHKKSHRTGEEKRLFSHNICRRSNRHAGSLLNHENTHEADHFACTFCAKHFTNPMALCNHTRIHTQRKKYACLTCGKAFRRASILHNHQKVHGPTDGHSSCSACGKSFQGRSGLKRHRCRGDDGMHPGESQDKCFTCDLCGRSYRHAGSLLNHKKSHSQSLHHCGLCLQTFPDAVTLDVHSQMRRHCCLECGKTFCLVAHLQSHVESHSRSDLSWTEPLSDQPPSITDPIEKGHVCEHCGRTYRHAGSLLNHKNSHKMGSFSCSACHKEFSNLMALKNHLRIHTEPKRYQCLECGKAFRVSTQLICHRRIHSKEKPFSCVLCDKSFSCKSNLRHHQKLHQNHQTYNSPSFSLDANTFMGLDMGSFL, from the exons ATGGCTGCCCTTGTCCAGCACACCGGTGGTCATCTGGAGCGAGAGGATGAACTCAAATTCAAATGTGACGAATGCGGACGCGGCTACAGACACGCGGGCAGCCTCGCCAACCACAAAAAGGCTCACGACGTGGGATGCTTTGAGTGTTACGTGTGTGGTAAGGAAAATTCCAACGCCTTGGCCTTGAAAAGTCACTTGAGGAGTCACAAAGCGCGCAAAAAGTACTCCTGTTCGCAATGCGGCAAGGCTTTCCGTCTAGCAACGCAGCTTGCTACGCATGAGCGCATCCACCGTAGCTTGCCATTAAAAGAGGAGGCCGACACGGAGTACATGTGTCAAATCCCAAATGACAGTCATTGCCAATCGATTGTCGGGACCCAAACGGAAAAGGATGAAGTTAAAGAGGCGATCTACCCTGCGCGGTGCGACACGTCGCAAGATTCCACCGAGCGTCCGTTTAAATGCAATCTGTGCGACAAGACGTACATACACATGCGAAGCTTGAGCAACCACAAAAAGACTCACCAGGTGGGAATATTTGAGTGCAGTGTGTGTTTCAAACTCTTCAAAAACATGGCAGCGCTCTACGGCCACCAGAGGAGCCACAAGGCCAGAAACTGCGGCGGAAGCAGTAACTCGGACTTCTACGACAACTCTGCACAGGATCAGAGTGTGGACACGCCTGACAACTTCTGCCATTTGTGTCAGGGTCTTTTCCCGAGCCCCGAGGAATTCAAAGAGCACATCCAGATGCATAACTCTTCTACTCCCTTTGGGTTGCGGGACAATATGGCAGGCAGTCACAGTATTACATATGACGTTACCTCACCTAAATCCAACGGTTTTACGGCTCACATGAATCCTATTTCTTTAACCTCAGTCAAAAGTTTTAATCAGCCTGAAGGAACTATAAACAGTAATGGACACGTGTATTCAAACTTCTCCAACAATCAGACATCGCCCAACTGCTCTGAGAATAAACCCCAGCTCAGGGAGGCTAGCATTGGCAACGTCGTGGCGACCGCGTCGGAAGACCGCGACGTCACGGATCCCGACGAGCGCCCCTTCAGGTGTCAGATCTGCAGCAAGAGCTACCGCCATTCCGGAAGCCTGGTCAACCACAAACGCTCGCACCAGGTGGGGACTTACCACTGCACCATTTGCAGGAAGAAGTATCCTCACCTGGCCGCCCTCAAGAGTCACCTCCGCACCCATAAGGGCCACAAGACATCACCCAACACCGACGGTGATGCAGAGTGGCCAGACTACAACCCCTTTATTTCGCTCGACCAGCAGAACCACTTGGCGTCACGAGAGGAAGAGGTGGATCGTATTCCTCTCGCTTTTGGTGCGGATGGTGAAAATGTCAGAGCATACCGCAACCATCAGGTTACGACCGAACAGCTGGCGCCTAGGCACATGTGCGCCGACTGCGGGGTTACTTTTGCCGATATTTCTGGCATCGTGGCGCACTCTTGTCCGCTACGACAGCAGCACACGACTGAGGGCCACCATCCCAAGAGGTACTCGCCGTTTAACGGACCCAACGAGAGTTACTCAGAGCGGAGCTTCCAAGAGAATTTGAGTGCCGAGCAGTTGACCGACCACGGTGAAGAGGACTACGGCGATCTTTATCAGTGTTCCATTTGTGGGAACAACTACAACGGCATGCGGGCCCTCAGGTGCCATCTTCGTGGACACGCCCAGTCCCAATTCCCCGTCGTCAGCTCGGTACCGGCATCCTTGTCTTCACAGGAGGAGGTCGGACAAGACCGACCTGAGGAGATGATGATCTGCAGTACTTGCGGAGAAAGCTTCGCTAGCAGACGGGACCTGACCACCCATCAGCTAACGCACGTCAAACAGCaagacgatgacgatgacgatgacggtGGTGACGCTGTGGCGTCGGAGGCCCAGGAGGAGCCGTGTAGCATCATTTGCACTCGCTGCGGAACCTCCTGCACTGGATACCAGGATCTGGAGAGCCATGACTGCATAGCGgagaagaaggaagaaaaaatggcGGGCGGTGAGGAAGTCAAATTTGAGGACCTGCAAGGCAAAGTCGAAGATGATTCGGAGGATCGTCGGTTCCGATGCGATGAGTGCGGCCGTTCGTACAGACACTCTGGCTCGCTCCTCAACCACAAGAAGTCTCACAAAACCGGAGTTTTCAAATGCAGCGTGTGCCAGAAATGCTTTTATAACCTGTTGGCTCTTAAAAACCACCAGAGATCCCACTTTGACATTAAGAG gtACACCTGCCACAAGTGCggcaaagccttcaaaatccaCAAGCAGCTTTTGATCCACCTCCGAAGGCACAAGGAGAACCAAGCCAAGATCCAAGAGCTTAACAACCAGATCCAGACAACCAAGTCAGAAGACGAACACGGCAGTGAACTTCAACCAGCATCGACCCATCAGGCGGCGGAATTTTCTGGCGACAGCCGACCGTTCGCTTGCGAGCAATGCGGGCGCACGTACCGCCATGCCGGTAGCCTGGCGAACCACAAAAAGTCCCACAGGACAG GCGAAGAGAAGCGATTATTCTCCCACAACATTTGCCGCCGAAGCAACCGCCACGCCGGCAGCCTCCTGAACCACGAGAACACTCACGAGGCGGATCACTTTGCCTGTACTTTCTGCGCCAAACACTTCACCAACCCCATGGCGCTGTGCAACCACACACGAATCCACACGCAGAGAAAGAAGTACGCCTGCCTCACGTGTGGAAAGGCCTTTCGACGCGCTAGCATCCTGCACAACCACCAGAAGGTCCACGGCCCCACTGACGGGCACTCGAGCTGTTCGGCGTGTGGCAAAAGCTTCCAAGGACGGTCGGGACTCAAGAGGCACCGATGCCGGGGAGACGACGGCATGCACCCAGGAGAGAGCCAAGACAAGTGTTTCAC GTGCGACCTTTGCGGGCGCTCCTACCGCCACGCGGGTTCCCTCCTTAACCACAAGAAGAGCCACTCTCAAAGCCTCCACCACTGCGGCCTTTGCCTGCAGACCTTCCCAGACGCCGTCACGCTCGACGTCCACTCGCAGATGCGGCGCCACTGCTGCCTCGAATGCGGCAAGACCTTCTGTCTCGTCGCCCACCTGCAGAGCCACGTGGAGTCGCACTCGCGCTCCGATCTTAGCTGGACAGAACCTTTGTCCGATCAACCGCCGAGTATAACCGATCCGATAGAGAAGGGTCACGTTTGCGAACATTGCGGGCGAACCTACCGGCACGCCGGCTCCCTCCTAAACCACAAAAACAGCCACAAAATGGGCTCCTTCTCCTGCTCCGCGTGCCATAAGGAGTTCTCCAACCTGATGGCTCTCAAGAACCACCTGCGAATTCACACGGAGCCAAAGCGCTACCAGTGTTTGGAGTGCGGCAAGGCCTTCCGCGTGTCCACGCAGCTCATCTGTCACCGAAGAATCCATAGCAAGGAGAAACCCTTCTCCTGCGTGCTTTGCGACAAGAGCTTTTCCTGCAAGTCCAACCTCCGACACCACCAGAAGTTGCACCAGAACCACCAGACTTACAACTCCCCCTCCTTTAGTTTAGACGCTAATACCTTCATGGGTTTGGACATGGGCTCTTTCCTGTGA
- the LOC144092507 gene encoding tumor necrosis factor receptor superfamily member 12A, with protein MPSGAMSAICAVFLAWLSAFGGAYAQKSQCGISEFWSSDLDGCMPCASCKQYPKTPLCNTCKVVEETPDMWKLAAISSFSVLAVVIVGAALIIGVMVHRRKVQKLPLREPIEETAGPLYQA; from the exons ATGCCCTCCGGCGCAATGTCCGCAATTTGCGCAGTGTTCCTGGCCTGGCTGAGCGCTTTTGGCGGAGCGTACGCGCAAAAAA GTCAGTGCGGGATCTCAGAATTCTGGAGTTCCGATCTGGACGGCTGCATGCCGTGCGCGTCTTGCAAGCAATATCCAAAGACTCCGTTGTGCAACACGT GCAAAGTGGTGGAAGAGACGCCGGACATGTGGAAGTTAGCAGCCATTAGCAGCTTTTCGGTGCTAGCGGTGGTCATAGTGGGCGCCGCCCTCATTATCGGAGTGATGGTGCATCGTCGCAAAGTGCAAAAACTTCCTCTACGAG AACCAATCGAAGAAACCGCAGGCCCACTTTATCAAGCATAA